A single window of Ptychodera flava strain L36383 chromosome 3 unlocalized genomic scaffold, AS_Pfla_20210202 Scaffold_25__1_contigs__length_14229661_pilon, whole genome shotgun sequence DNA harbors:
- the LOC139125540 gene encoding tyrosine kinase receptor Cad96Ca-like: MAPGKLVFEFTHDRLHVGDDIHIGRFYKIVKAMAWYINGKDGTTQVAIKMVNDSDQTRANILRGNLLKEIKLLKRLSSNRNVTKLLGCCTRQDPVYLITEYAPHGDLKTFLTEHRKQSENATGGFSQNHLLSFAIDVAKGMEYLAENKVIHRYLAAKHVLVYEGKTCKISGFSYASDVVSDHDFFEMNKNCLPYRWMALESLTQKEFTFESDVWSFGVVLYEIITQGDTPYMDMKKIELISALKGGRRMKEPDNCGELLYETILSCSKTDPRSRPTFSMLLKTLHDLNNSEEEQILHKKHSHTQLE, from the exons ATGGCTCCCGGAAAATTAGTCTTTGAATTCACACACGATCGCTTACATGTCGGTGATGATATTCATATCGGTAGATTTTATAAAATCGTCAAGGCGATGGCTTGGTACATCAATGGAAAGGACGGGACCACTCAAGTTGCGATTAAAATGGTGAATG ATTCGGATCAAACACGAGCTAACATTCTGAGAGGAAACCTGCTGAAGGAAATCAAGTTATTGAAACGTCTTTCCTCCAATAGAAACGTTACAAAGTTACTAGGATGTTGTACTCGCCAAG ACCCTGTGTATCTGATAACGGAATACGCACCCCATGGTGACCTAAAGACATTTCTCACTGAACATCGCAAACAGTCAGAGAATGCTACGggtggattttcacaaaatcatttGCTGTCGTTTGCAATTGACGTTGCCAAAGGAATGGAATATCTTGCAGAAAATAAG GTGATTCACCGATACCTGGCAGCCAAGCACGTCCTCGTATACGAAGGTAAAACTTGTAAAATATCAGGTTTCAGTTATGCCAGCGATGTTGTGAGTGACCATGACTTCTTTGAAATGAACAAG AATTGCCTGCCCTACCGGTGGATGGCGCTTGAATCGTTGACACAAAAGGAATTTACATTTGAAAGCGATGTTTGGTCGTTTGGTGTGGTTCTCTACGAAATCATCACCCAAG GAGACACACCGTATATGGATATGAAGAAGATAGAACTCATTAGTGCTTTGAAAGGCGGTCGCCGTATGAAAGAGCCAGACAATTGTGGTGAACTCTT GTATGAAACGATACTTTCATGTTCTAAGACCGATCCAAGAAGTCGACCAACATTTTCAATGTTATTGAAAACATTGCATGACCTGAATAACTCTGAAGAG GaacaaattttgcataaaaagcaTTCCCACACACAGCTTGAGTAA
- the LOC139125672 gene encoding fibroblast growth factor receptor-like, which produces MKFSVALIVVCVYAVRTEGKRPECAFVSGFNENNETLPGETIILLCKTTSVQQSTLTWTENGIDTLETGKVVLQYERVIQIDDVGISFNCKETSGATSTTCETSIRPIILFPPRSVSLAISSDVNVGDVATLTCKTSRSNPASMISWYKDNINIYYTDQSIKIGEPNHEGNQYEGYTTTQQILITTKEEDKLATFHCSAEALGFPKTVYSDHKTIDFFVSTPHFASTANSTIGPIVNATLPTSSDLVENEHSTEATITSTKGYADKGYYTLLMVIVLVVTSVVVTILGIIIVCLLCRNCKERKTTVRSSMTNSSEDYEEIPMAVLAARKNIEVNKEANGDHDYENLPMVQGYTRRSPNMARHSDYTKIGTRLYEMSHDDIEINDLISRGKFYSIMNGYVRVVDGSENITKAALKIFLGSKETKIFTKRNFIKEIEVLKKVSSLPNIINFLGCCTKSEPLCIILEYASHDNLKTYLTCHRETLVTESIDLSQEQMLAFASHISSGMAHLTKLKIVHRYLAAEHVLVTEQKICKISNFSYASGVISNSAFFEIHKNNIPYQWMAVESLTKKHFTMYSDVWSFGVVLWEMFSLGKDPYSDISADDIVVRLNNGFRLQKPIYCGTELYVVMYSCWRQAIRNRPSFSELTETFRELSENE; this is translated from the exons ATGAAGTTTAGTGTCGCTCTTATCGTTGTTTGCGTGTATGCTGTACGTACTGAAG GAAAGCGACCAGAGTGTGCTTTTGTGTCTGGCTTCAATGAGAATAATGAAACATTGCCAGGTGAAACAATTATCCTCTTGTGCAAGACCACTTCGGTTCAGCAATCGACTTTAACGTGGACTGAGAATGGAATAGACACTCTTGAGACAGGAAAAGTTGTTCTGCAATATGAGAGAGTAATACAGATAGATGATGTTGGAATATCATTTAATTGTAAGGAGACTTCAGGAGCAACATCAACGACTTGTGAAACCAGTATAAGACCTATTATATTAT TTCCTCCTAGGAGTGTCAGTTTAGCCATCAGTTCTGATGTGAATGTTGGCGATGTTGCCACGTTGACATGCAAAACGAGTAGGAGTAACCCAGCTTCCATGATATCATGGTACAAAGATAATATTAACATTTATTACACTGATCAAAGCATCAAAATTGGAGAACCCAACCACGAAGGCAACCAGTACGAGGGTTACACAACGACACAACAGATTCTCATCACGACAAAAGAAGAGGATAAGCTGGCCACATTTCATTGTTCAGCGGAGGCGTTGGGATTTCCTAAGACGGTATACTCTGATCACAAAACCATCGATTTCTTTGTTAGCACACCGCATTTTG CATCGACTGCAAACTCAACAATAGGACCCATTGTAAACG CAACTCTTCCAACCAGCAGCGACCTCGTAGAAAATGAACATTCAACAGAAGCAACAATCACATCAACAAAAGGATATGCTGATAAAG GTTATTATACTCTCCTGATGGTGATTGTCTTGGTTGTCACATCTGTCGTTGTAACTATTCTTGGTATAATTATCGTATGTTTACTGTGTCGTAACTGCAAGGAACGTAAAACAACAG TTCGATCCAGTATGACAAACTCGTCTGAGGATTATGAAGAGATACCAATGGCAGTGCTTGCAGCTAGGAAAAACATTGAAGTCAACAAAGAAGCAAATGGAGATCATGACTATGAG AACTTACCGATGGTACAAGGTTACACAAGGCGGTCACCAAACATGGCACGTCACAGTGactatacaaaaataggaaCGAGGCTATACGAAATGTCACATGACGACATAGAGATAAATGATCTCATATCAAGAGGCAAATTTTACTCGATAATGAATGGTTACGTCAGAGTGGTCGATGGGAGTGAAAACATAACCAAAGCTGCGCTGAAAATATTTCTAG GTTCAAAAGAGacgaaaatatttacaaaaagaaattttattaaagAAATTGAAGTTTTGAAGAAGGTCTCGTCCTTGCCAAACATAATCAACTTTCTTGGCTGTTGTACGAAATCTG AGCCGCTGTGTATTATCTTGGAGTACGCATCACATGATAATCTCAAGACGTATCTCACTTGTCACCGTGAAACCTTGGTAACAGAAAGTATTGATCTGTCACAAGAACAAATGTTAGCATTTGCAAGTCACATATCGAGTGGTATGGCCCACTTGACGAAGCTAAAG ATTGTCCATAGATATCTGGCTGCTGAACACGTCTTAGTAACAGAGCAGAAAATCTGTAAAATATCCAACTTCAGTTATGCCAGCGGAGTGATCAGTAACAGTGCCTTCTTTGAAATACACAAG AATAACATTCCTTATCAGTGGATGGCTGTTGAGTCGCTGACGAAGAAACATTTCACAATGTATTCTGATGTTTGGTCGTTCGGTGTGGTGCTCTGGGAAATGTTTTCTCTTG GTAAGGACCCGTACTCAGATATTTCTGCAGATGATATAGTTGTTAGGTTAAACAATGGTTTTAGACTTCAAAAGCCGATTTACTGCGGAACGGAACT CTATGTCGTGATGTATTCATGCTGGAGGCAGGCGATCAGAAACCGTCCTTCTTTCTCCGAGCTTACTGAGACGTTCCGTGAACTGAGTGAAAATGAATAA
- the LOC139125200 gene encoding cell adhesion molecule 1-like, translating to MNLKKLSLILLIIATTAWSDGDPSCESLSKMGPNGEVIIGSTFILRCRIDSEATPPGRLVWSRDGKDTTTAGSSPLLFSHIVRKDDNGRRFSCRIQYDSMTSPRRCPQAIIPNVQYPPVASGPDYICIEKGRRLRVYCSYVIGNPRTTRVRWTAPHVSHTMEDPLLIHDIQPGEENPSNYTCEVSNIYYNGISGQSSSQTTVEVQYDPEVSTPVLRYINEDDELQILCNVDAMPSAEVTWVYPDATVHHGKTLRLPAIRRSQSGVYSCEATNVFCEQIGGTGLGKSETLVLVNSHKENVFTFLSEEFLVFKTSFIGELFDVNLQVDCFLRADRRGFTHTGDSLVGKVVGLAMVTFVLRGIDRRASRLATRGD from the exons ATGAACTTAAAGAAATTAAGCCTCATTTTACTCATTATAGCGACAACAGCTTGGTCAG ATGGTGACCCGTCATGTGAAAGTCTCTCTAAAATGGGACCCAACGGTGAAGTAATCATTGGTAGTACCTTTATACTTCGTTGCCGTATTGACAGCGAGGCAACCCCACCAGGACGAttggtctggtcacgtgacggTAAAGACACAACCACGGCTGGTTCATCGCCACTTCTGTTCAGTCACATTGTACGAAAAGACGACAACGGGAGACGTTTTAGTTGCAGGATACAATATGACAGTATGACGTCACCAAGGAGATGTCCTCAAGCTATAATACCTAATGTCCAAT ATCCACCGGTAGCATCGGGTCCCGATTACATTTGCATTGAGAAAGGAAGAAGGCTTCGCGTGTATTGCAGCTACGTCATTGGTAATCCACGGACGACCAGAGTTAGATGGACAGCGCCACATGTGAGCCATACGATGGAGGATCCTCTTCTCATCCATGACATCCAACCCGGAGAAGAAAATCCATCCAATTACACGTGTGAAGTCAGCAACATTTACTACAATGGTATCAGTGGCCAATCGTCGAGTCAGACGACAGTGGAAGTCCAAT ACGATCCAGAGGTATCGACACCTGTCCTGCGCTATATCAACGAAGATGACGAATTGCAAATATTGTGCAATGTTGATGCAATGCCATCTGCGGAAGTCACATGGGTTTATCCAGACGCCACAGTGCACCATGGGAAAACACTGAGGTTACCCGCCATACGTAGAAGTCAAAGTGGGGTGTACTCATGTGAAGCAACGAATGTATTTTGTGAACAGATTGGAGGAACTGGACTGGGAAAGAGTGAAACACTAGTACTCGTTAATT CGcacaaagaaaatgtctttacGTTTTTGTCC GAAGAGTTCCTCGTCTTCAAGACGTCCTTCATCGGGGAATTGTTCGATGTGAATCTTCAAGTTGATTGTTTCTTGAGAGCGGATCGTAGAGGATTTACTCACACGGGGGACTCGCTTGTCGGCAAAGTGGTCGGCTTGGCAATGGTGACTTTCGTGCTTCGGGGAATTGATCGTAGAGCTTCTCGCTTGGCGACGAGAGGTGACTGA
- the LOC139125541 gene encoding synaptogenesis protein syg-2-like, which produces MPINVYYKPLVLNEKKNGQVAANEGESVLLHCETDSNPPANVTWFDNSGSVVTNSSLYLQTVNRSKSKPSTSATLRIGTVTANSYGRYICEARNLYGRVAFLISLKRKSTPDKVTNINITTAADIIVITWERGFDGGDEQMFYVEYTELPDGYVKVTDSSSDNIATIGGLKPEKAYNITVVSFNTFGERRSDVIVWRSAESHTSDGIPSSGNSNTVYIVWQQLGS; this is translated from the exons ATGCCAATCAACGTCTACT ATAAACCATTGGTTTTGAATGAAAAGAAGAATGGGCAAGTCGCAGCAAATGAAGGCGAGTCTGTCCTACTGCATTGTGAAACTGATAGCAACCCACCAGCAAATGTCACGTGGTTTGACAACAGCGGCTCGGTTGTTACAAACAGTAGCCTCTACTTGCAAACTGTGAATAGATCCAAATCAAAGCCCTCAACGTCAGCGACACTCCGGATTGGAACCGTAACTGCCAATAGCTATGGTCGATACATCTGCGAGGCTCGTAACCTGTATGGACGAGTCGCTTTCCTAATCTCTCTGAAACGGAAAT CCACCCCGGACAAAGTTACCAACATCAACATCACGACCGCTGCTGACATAATAGTCATAACCTGGGAACGAGGCTTCGACGGTGGAGACGAGCAGATGTTCTACGTTGAGTACACGGAATTACCCGACGGCTACGTCAAGGTCACCGATTCGTCTTCTGATAACATCGCCACCATCGGTGGTTTAAAGCCAGAGAAGGCGTACAATATAACAGTAGTGAGCTTCAACACCTTCGGTGAACGAAGGAGTGACGTCATAGTATGGCGTTCAGCAG AATCTCACACATCAGACGGTATTCCAAGCAGTGGTAATTCCAATACAGTTTATATCGTGTGGCAACAATTGGGATCGTAG